In a genomic window of Quercus lobata isolate SW786 chromosome 4, ValleyOak3.0 Primary Assembly, whole genome shotgun sequence:
- the LOC115986649 gene encoding SUN domain-containing protein 1-like, translating to MSASTVSITANPAARRRPVVASEKTTNIELLDTTATNEATPPQATAVEKHSKDLSHHSIRGGEKDLAKKSSSVAPNNTNVTVRRGRTKVGATRPEQVQSRWVTIARILAKNLVLIVVLAGLAQLVYRLALKPNLDESGNGNAFVRTHMEFEGRIAEMEAFLKKTAKMMQVQVEVVDRKIDNEIGGLKKEFAEKIEDRSGILKELEAKSENLEKSVLELKSKSVEWLSKEEFEKIYEDLKAARSKEYGGDGEGSLDEIRAYAREMIEREIEKHAADGLGRVDYALATGGGSVVKHSEPFSAGKGGNWFLKGGRSTVPNNADKMLRPSFGEPGQCFALSGSSGFVQIKLRTGIVPEAVTLEHVAQSVAYDRSSAPKDCRVSGWLQGHNMDVAVETELMFLLTEFTYDLEKSNAQTFNVLDSAGSGIVDTVRLDFTSNHGSPSHTCIYRFRVHGREPDSVSTMAM from the exons atgtCGGCTTCGACCGTGTCTATAACGGCGAACCCGGCGGCTCGACGCCGTCCTGTGGTGGCGTCGGAAAAAACCACCAACATCGAATTGCTCGACACCACCGCCACAAACGAAGCCACTCCGCCGCAAGCCACCGCCGTCGAAAAGCACTCCAAAGATCTAAGCCACCACTCCATTCGCGGCGGCGAGAAGGACCTGGCGAAGAAATCGTCGTCCGTAGCACCGAACAACACGAACGTGACCGTTCGTCGGGGTCGGACCAAGGTTGGCGCGACCCGACCCGAGCAGGTACAGTCGCGATGGGTTACGATTGCTCGGATTTTGGCTAAGAACTTGGTTCTCATCGTTGTGCTCGCCGGGTTGGCTCAACTCGTTTACCGACTCGCTTTGAAGCCGAATCTCGATGAAAGCGGGAACGGAAACGCGTTTGTTAGAACGCACATGGAATTCGAGGGACGGATCGCTGAAATGGAAGCGTTTCTCAAAAAGACGGCGAAGATGATGCAAGTTCAAGTCGAAGTTGTTGATCGGAAAATCGACAACGAGATCGGAGGGTTAAAGAAAGAATTCGCCGAAAAAATTGAAGACAGAAGTGGAATTTTGAAAGAATTGGAAGCGAAGAGCGAGAATTTAGAGAAATCTGTATTAGAATTGAAATCGAAGTCAGTGGAATGGTTATCGAAGGAGGAATTCGAGAAGATATATGAGGACTTGAAAGCAGCGAGGAGTAAAGAGTATGGAGGCGATGGTGAAGGGAGTTTGGATGAGATAAGAGCGTATGCAAGGGAAATGatcgagagagagatagagaaacaCGCGGCGGACGGTTTAGGCCGTGTGGATTATGCACTGGCGACGGGAGGAGGGTCGGTGGTGAAGCATTCGGAGCCGTTTTCTGCTGGGAAAGGAGGGAATTGGTTCTTGAAAGGTGGTAGAAGTACGGTTCCTAACAATGCGGATAAGATGTTGAGACCGAGTTTTGGAGAGCCCGGGCAGTGCTTTGCGTTGAGTGGTAGCAGTGGTTTCGTGCAGATTAAGCTGCGGACGGGTATTGTTCCCGAGGCTGTTACTTTGGAGCATGTTGCTCAG AGTGTTGCATATGACAGATCCAGTGCTCCAAAGGACTGCAGGGTCTCTGGATGGCTGCAAGGGCATAATATGGACGTGGCAGTTGAAACTGAGCTGATGTTTCTTTTAACCGAGTTTACTTATGACCTTGAAAAGAGCAATGCTCAAACCTTCAATGTGTTGGACTCAGCGGGCTCTGGCATTGTTGACACAGTTAGGCTTGACTTCACATCCAACCACGGAAGCCCTTCCCATACATGCATCTATCGCTTCAGGGTGCATGGTCGGGAGCCTGACTCTGTTTCTACGATGGCAATGTAG
- the LOC115987045 gene encoding ABSCISIC ACID-INSENSITIVE 5-like protein 2 isoform X1 codes for MGVETMGSQGGGDSSVKQLQFQPLARQNSMYSLTLDEVQNQLGDLGKPLSSMNLDELLKNVWTAEANQSTGLDIEDTAQANQTALQRQASLSLTSALSKKTVDEVWRDIQQSKNNQEKKSRERQPTLGEMTLEDFLVKAGVVAQTSSDKKGAGPVGIDQNVVPQFSQQDQWMQYPQPQYQHPQQSMMGVYMPGQPISQPLHMGAGAVMDVPYPDNQMALTSPLMGALSDTQMPGRKRGAPEDMIEKTVERRQKRMIKNRESAARSRARKQAYTNELENKVSRLEEENERLRKRKELEQMLPIVPPPEPRYQLRRTTSAPF; via the exons ATGGGGGTTGAGACAATGGGGTCTCAAGGTGGTGGTGATAGTAGTGTCAAGCAGTTGCAATTCCAGCCATTGGCACGGCAAAATTCAATGTACAGTCTTACACTTGATGAGGTTCAAAATCAGTTAGGTGACTTGGGGAAGCCACTTAGCAGCATGAACCTTGATGAGCTTCTAAAAAATGTATGGACTGCCGAGGCCAACCAGTCCACAGGTTTGGACATTGAGGACACAGCACAGGCCAATCAAACTGCCCTGCAGCGTCAGGCTAGCCTGTCATTAACAAGTGCACTGAGCAAGAAGACGGTTGATGAGGTTTGGAGAGATATTCAGCAAAGcaaaaataatcaagaaaagaagtCTCGGGAACGGCAGCCTACATTAGGAGAGATGACTTTGGAGGATTTCTTGGTGAAAGCAGGAGTTGTGGCTCAAACATCTTCGGATAAAAAAGGTGCTGGTCCTGTTGGAATTGATCAGAATGTAGTGCCACAGTTTTCACAGCAAGATCAGTGGATGCAGTATCCACAACCGCAATATCAGCATCCTCAACAAAGTATGATGGGGGTTTATATGCCGGGCCAGCCTATATCACAGCCACTGCATATGGGGGCTGGTGCTGTGATGGATGTTCCATATCCCGACAATCAGATGGCATTAACTTCACCTTTGATGGGTGCATTGTCAGACACACAGATGCCTGGGAGGAAAAGAGGCGCCCCAGAGGACATGATTGAGAAGACTGTTGAGAGAAGGCAGAAGAGGATGATCAAGAACCGTGAATCTGCTGCCCGCTCACGAGCCAGGAAGCAG GCTTACACGAATGAACTAGAGAACAAAGTTTCGCGTCTGGAAGAAGAGAATGAAAGGCTTCGGAAACGGAAG
- the LOC115987045 gene encoding ABSCISIC ACID-INSENSITIVE 5-like protein 2 isoform X2 codes for MGVETMGSQGGGDSSVKQLQFQPLARQNSMYSLTLDEVQNQLGDLGKPLSSMNLDELLKNVWTAEANQSTGLDIEDTAQANQTALQRQASLSLTSALSKKTVDEVWRDIQQSKNNQEKKSRERQPTLGEMTLEDFLVKAGVVAQTSSDKKGAGPVGIDQNVVPQFSQQDQWMQYPQPQYQHPQQSMMGVYMPGQPISQPLHMGAGAVMDVPYPDNQMALTSPLMGALSDTQMPGRKRGAPEDMIEKTVERRQKRMIKNRESAARSRARKQAYTNELENKVSRLEEENERLRKRKVTLSKGN; via the exons ATGGGGGTTGAGACAATGGGGTCTCAAGGTGGTGGTGATAGTAGTGTCAAGCAGTTGCAATTCCAGCCATTGGCACGGCAAAATTCAATGTACAGTCTTACACTTGATGAGGTTCAAAATCAGTTAGGTGACTTGGGGAAGCCACTTAGCAGCATGAACCTTGATGAGCTTCTAAAAAATGTATGGACTGCCGAGGCCAACCAGTCCACAGGTTTGGACATTGAGGACACAGCACAGGCCAATCAAACTGCCCTGCAGCGTCAGGCTAGCCTGTCATTAACAAGTGCACTGAGCAAGAAGACGGTTGATGAGGTTTGGAGAGATATTCAGCAAAGcaaaaataatcaagaaaagaagtCTCGGGAACGGCAGCCTACATTAGGAGAGATGACTTTGGAGGATTTCTTGGTGAAAGCAGGAGTTGTGGCTCAAACATCTTCGGATAAAAAAGGTGCTGGTCCTGTTGGAATTGATCAGAATGTAGTGCCACAGTTTTCACAGCAAGATCAGTGGATGCAGTATCCACAACCGCAATATCAGCATCCTCAACAAAGTATGATGGGGGTTTATATGCCGGGCCAGCCTATATCACAGCCACTGCATATGGGGGCTGGTGCTGTGATGGATGTTCCATATCCCGACAATCAGATGGCATTAACTTCACCTTTGATGGGTGCATTGTCAGACACACAGATGCCTGGGAGGAAAAGAGGCGCCCCAGAGGACATGATTGAGAAGACTGTTGAGAGAAGGCAGAAGAGGATGATCAAGAACCGTGAATCTGCTGCCCGCTCACGAGCCAGGAAGCAG GCTTACACGAATGAACTAGAGAACAAAGTTTCGCGTCTGGAAGAAGAGAATGAAAGGCTTCGGAAACGGAAG